DNA sequence from the Sulfurimonas sediminis genome:
CGGAACACTTGCGATTATAGATCTGAACTATTTTAAACAGGTGAACGATACATATGGCCACATTATTGGTGATAAAGTTTTAATATATCTGACAAATGAACTGAAAAAATTAAAAATCCCTGTCGTACGCTACGGTGGTGATGAGTTTATCATACTCTTTGGCGACAGTGTCTCCGAGGAAAAAGCAAGCTCTCTTTTACATAAAATCAGAGAAAATGTTCTTGGCAAAAAATTAAAAGCACACAACGATACTTTTCGTGTCAGTTTTTCATTTGGTGTAACAAAATTTAAAAAAAATGATCTCCTGCCACAGGTTATAGAAGTGGCTGATAAAAATATGTACAATGACAAGATAGAGATAAAAAAGAGAGTCACCGGCATCTAAGCAAATACTCACCTCTTTTTGGATATAATCGCGCAATTTTAATTTAGATAATTTAAGGCGCGCACTATGTCAGACAACAAATACAATCCACAAGAAACCGAAAACAAATATTATAAAATTTGGGAAGAAAGAAAATACTTCGAAACAGACGGAAACAAAGCCATCCAAGAAGAAGGAAAAAACTTCTCTATTATGATGCCACCGCCAAATGTAACAGGACGACTGCATATCGGGCATGCTCTTACCTTTACACTCCAAGACATCATTACCCGCTACAAACGCATGGATGGCTATAAAACGCTTTGGCAGCCGGGAACGGACCATGCAGGAATTGCCACACAAAATGTTGTTGAAAAACAGCTTTTGGAACAGGGGCTCACCAAAGAAGAGATAGGACGCGAAGCATTTTTGGAGCGTGTCTGGGCATGGAAAGAAGAATCTGCCGGCATAATGACAGAACAACTCCGCAAAATGGGTGTAAGTCCTGCCTGGGAGAGAGAGCGCTTTACCATGGATGAAGGTCTGCAAAAGTCAGTCAAAGAGGCTTTTGTCCATCTCTACAATGAAGGTTTGATTGTTCGCGGAAACTACATGGTAAACTGGTGTACACATGACGGAGCCCTCTCAGACATCGAAGTAGAACACGAAGAAGAAGATGGCAAGTTTTACCACATGCTCTATCATTTTGCAGATGGCAGCGGCAGTGTTGAAGTGGCGACTACACGACCTGAAACCTATTTTGGAGATACTGCCGTCATGGTACATCCTGATGATGAGCGCTACAAAGACATTATAGGAAAAGAGGTTGTTTTACCACTTCTTGAGAGAAAAATAAAAATCATCGCTGATTCGTATGTTGATATGGAATTTGGAACAGGTGTCGTAAAAGTAACGCCTGCACATGACCAAAATGACTACGAAGTCGGGAAGCGTCATGATTTGGAATTTATTACGGTTTTTGATGAAAAAGGTATTTTAAATGACTATGCCGGAGAGTTTAAGGGTATGGAACGCCTTGAAGCAAGAGAGCCTATTGTAAAAAGACTGCAAGAAGAGGGTTATATCGTTAAGATAGAAGACCATAAACACCAGGTCGGACACTGTTACCGATGTAAAAACGTTGTAGAGCCTTACATTTCAAAACAGTGGTTTGTCCGCAAAGAAGTGGCAGACAAATCCATAGAAAAAACAAATGCAGGCGAAGCACAGTTTTTTCCACCGCACTGGATAAACTCCTATAACTCCTGGATGGGTGAACTGCGTGACTGGTGTATAAGCCGTCAACTCTGGTGGGGACATCAGATTCCTGTTTTTTACTGCGGAGATTGTGACCATGAATGGGCAACAGAGAATGAGCATCCGACAGAGTGTCCAAAATGTGCTTCAAAAAACATTTCGCAAGATCCTGATGTGCTTGACACCTGGTTTAGTTCTGCTTTATGGCCTTTTTCAACTCTAGGCTGGGGAAATGGCGACACCGAGATGGACAGACTTTTTCAATCACAGGATATGAAAGATTTTTATCCGAATTCTCTGCTTATTACCGGTTTTGACATTCTTTTCTTCTGGGTTGCAAGAATGATGATGATGGGTGAGCATTTCATAGGAGAACTGCCGTTTAAGCACATCTATCTGCATGCACTTGTGCGTGACGAACACGGTCAGAAAATGAGTAAATCAAAAGGCAATGTCATTGATCCGCTTGATATGGTCAACAAATACTCTGCAGATATTTTACGTTTTACCCTGGCTGTTTCTGCGGCACAGGGACGTGATATACGCATGAGTGTTGACAAACTCGAACAAAACCGTAACTTTACAAACAAACTCTACAATGCAAGCAAATACCTGCAGATGAATGGTGATACTTTTCCTGATATGGAGAGTTTTTGTGTTGAGACCGACCTTGGGCGTTACATGATGAGCCGTCTGAATTTTGCCACAAAAGAGGTTCGTACCTATCTTGATGAGTACAAGTTTAACGATGCCGCTCTTACAATGTACCGTTTTTTATGGAATGAATTTTGTGACTGGGGAATTGAGCTGAGTAAAGCGGACAAAGCATCTATCATAGAACTTGGTGCAATTTTCAAAGAAGCCATGAAACTGTTGCATCCGTTTATGCCGTTTATCACAGAACATTTATACCATGAACTCAGCGGCACTTCTTTGGAAAATGCTGATTCTATTATGATTAAGAAATTTCCGCACAAAACAAAACAGCGTAAAGAAGAAAAAACATTTGAAATCATTATGGATGCCATTGTCTCTATTCGCCGTGCAAAAGTTTTGGTTGATTTGGCAAACCAGAAAATCCAAAAAGCCTATGTCAAAATTGACGGTCTGAGCGATAAAGAAAAAGAGATGATGCTGCCTTACATCGCTAAACTTGCAAAGGTTGAAGATGTCGAATTTACCGATACAAAAATAGAAAATGCGGTCAGTGACATCGCAGACAGCTGTGAGACATTTATTCCGACAGACTCTATTGATTTGACGCCGATTATCAACAAACTGACAAAACAGGATGAAAAACTCCAAAAAGAGATAGGCAAACTGAGCGGTATGCTGAATAACGAACGCTTTGTTGCGAATGCTCCTGCGGATGTTTTGGAAAAAAACCGTGAAGCCCTCAAAGAAGCAGAAGCCAAACGTGAAAAAGTTTTAGCACAATTAGATTCATTAAAGGCATAGTTTGTTTGACATAAGAAAATACACCTCTCCAAATATAAAAAATGACATTTTATCAGGACTTGTGGTGGCTGTTGCACTTGTTCCTGAAGCCATTGCTTTTAGCTTTATAGCAGGTGTCAGTCCTATTGTAGGACTTTATACGGCTTTTATCCTAGGTGTTATTACTGCGCTTATCGGTGGCAAACCGGGAATGATTAGTGGAGCTACCGGCAGTGTCGCTGTTGTTATCGTCGGGCTTGTTATAGAAGCAAACCTGAAATTAACGGCACAGGGGTATAGCGGAGATGAGCTCTACTTCCATATGCTCCACTATGTTTTGCTGGCAACCATCATAGCAGGACTCATTCAGGTTGCAGTAGGCGTGCTCAAATTTGGAAAGTTCATTCGTCTTGTTCCCCAACCTGCTCTGTATGGTTTTGTAAATGGTCTGGCAATCGTTATTGCCATGGCACAGTTTAAATTCTTTGACGGACAGGGTTTAAGTATGTATGTTATCGTAGCCATTACCATGTTTATCATGTACTTCTTGCCAAAATATACAAAGGCGGTTCCCTCAGGACTTGTTGCCATTGTCCTTTTAACACTTGTCGTCTATTTTACGCATTTAGACACACTCACCGTCGGAGCCCTGGCCGATTTGTCAGAATTTAAAGGCAAACTGCCGCATCTCATTATTCCTGATACGCTTTTTAGTCTGGATGCCATTATAATGGTCCTTCCTTATGCCGTCATCATGGCACTTGTCGGTCTTATAGAATCACTCTTGACGCTTGCAGTTTTAGATGAAATGAGTGGAACAAGAGGCAGTGGAAATCAGGAGTGTATCGCACTTGGAACTGGAAACATCGCCTGTGGATTTTTTGGCGGTATGGCGGGATGTGCAATGATTGGGCAGAGTATCATCAACTATACATCAGGCGGTCTTGGACGGCTCTCCTCATTTACTGCAGCTGTCGGACTTTTAATCTTGGTCATCTCTTTAACAGATGTTTTAAATGCCATTCCGGTCGGTGTTCTTGTGGGCATTATGTTTATGGTGAGTATCGGTACCTTTGAATGGTCAAGTTTTTCGCATCTCAAACACATGCCAAGAGCCGATGTTTTTGTTATGGTCGTTGTGACAATTATAACAGTTGTAGAAGATTTGGCTGTTGCAGTCATAGCCGGTGTTATCATCTCTGCACTTGTATTTGCATGGAAGCATGCACGCATCTGGGCAAAAACACATACCGAAGCAGATGGCACAAAAGTATACGAGCTTGAAGGTCCGCTCTTTTTTGCAAGTGCCACAACTTTTTCAGATAATTTTGACATTCAAAATGATCCGCCAAAAGTTGTCATTGATTTTAAAAATGCAAGAGTATTGGATTTTTCCGGTGTCGAAGCCATTGATTCTCTCGTAAAAAAATACGAAGATGCCGGAAAAAATCTTCTTTTGCGCCATCTAAGTGATGACTGTAAAAAAATCATGAAAAAAGCCGGACCGCATTGCAGTTATGAAGAAGATGATCCGACATACAAGGTTGCTATTAATTATTAAATCATGTTTCAATGTGAAACATGATTTAAACTTTTAACATTTTCCGTACATGTAATGATATCTTTTAATCTATATCAGCATATCATTGAAGCATGAATTTAAAATCTTTGCAGATAAAAATTATCCTTATTTTTTCTCTTCCTGCCCTTGCATTACTTTACTTTTCCTATTCTTTGGTAAATGAAAACTATATCAAGTATAAGAACAGTACTTCCTATGCATTCTCTGCAAAACAAACAAAAATTCTCAGTAAACTCATTCATAATTTACAGCTTGAAAGAGGACTGAGTGCAGGGTATCTTGTTTCAAAAGACGAAATAATCCGAAAAAATTTGGAAAAACAGTATATCCATACAGACAGTGCCTATCAGGATCTGATTCACTTTTCTAATGCATATCAGTATTTTAAAAAACAGTTTCATTCTATTACGGCAGTAAGAAGAAAAGTTCTTACAACACAAATCAGCTTTTGGGATGAAATGCAATACTATAACTCCCTCAATAAAGAGCTGCTTCAGGCCATTACTGCACTGATGCATGATTTAGAATCAAAATCATATAACGGCAAAGCCCTTATTGAACTTCAAAAACTTAAAGAGTATTTGGGACAGGAAAGAGCGTATGTTTATAACCAGATACTCGCTCCAAAAAAAAATGAAAAGTATATACACTATATTCATCTTCTGCAGGAAAAAGAGAAAAAACTTCAGACTGTTTTTTACATATGTGCTTCCAAAAACACGCAAAATATTTTTAAACAACTCATACAAAAAGAGACTGTACAAAAAACAGCTGCCTTAAGAACAATGTTTTTTCAGGATAAACTCTCATCCAAAGAAGATGCAAAGATATGGTTTCAGACTGCTTCACAATACATTACACAACTTTACAATGTGTCAAGCCACATTCTCAATACCATTGTAACCGAGGCCCTGCAGACACAAAAAGATATAAAACAGGTTTTCACATATACAATTATCTTATGGATTCTCTCTTTTATCTCTTTTTTTTTCTTCCTCTATTATATCAATGCCCTGATCAAAAAAGAGGACAAACTTCTTGCAAAAATACGTATTGCTTCGCATACATTCGACTCACACGAGGCTATAGTCATTACTGACAAAAACGGTGTTGTTCTTGAAGTCAATAAATCTTTTACCAGAATTACAGGATATAAAGCAGATGAGATTATAGGACAGACGACTAAAATACTCAAATCAGGCAAACACACTAAAGAATTCTATGCTGACATGTGGCATCAGCTCCTTACATCCGGACAATGGAAAGGTGATATTTACAACAAACGTAAAAACGGTGAAATAATAAACTTTATAGCACAGTTTTATGATATTTCAGATCTAAGAAATGCACAGGAAGAGGCTCAATATCAGGCAAACCATGATTTTCTTACAGGACTGATGAACAGAAAAGCCTTATTGCAAAGACTGCATGAAGAGAATGCAAAAGCCATCAGACATAACTTCATTCATGCCTTTTTATTTATTGATCTGGACAATTTCAAGCAGGTGAATGATACCTATGGTCATCATGTCGGAGATGAATTACTCATTCAGGTCTCACACAGACTGCGAAGTGTTTTAAGAGAAGAAGATATCCTTGCCAGAATAAGCGGCGATGAATTCACCATCATCTTAGTCAATATAGCAGACAGCAAAGAAGCAGCCAAAGAGTATGCACAAAAAAAATGTCAAGCTATCATCAAAGCTCTTTCTGCGACATTTGTCATTGAAGGCAATGAAATTCATATTGGAGCAAGTATCGGTATCAAGATATTTCCGGATGAAAAGCATAATATAGAAGACATAATGAATGATGCGGACAAAGCTATGTATGTTGCAAAGAAAAACGGAAAAAACAGTTGTGCTCTTTATGATGAGGCATAAAACCTACTTTACATACACAAAACTCTCAGGCATGACAGATCTGTATTTTGGTATGGTTTCTCCCAAAGAAGCATTTATGTATGTCGGGTCTGCCACAACATATCTTTGACCTGATACCTCTACACTCTCCCCTGCCATAGGTACATGTAAAGCAGTACTCATATGGTCTTTATACTTAACACCCACAATACCAATACCAAATAAGTCTTTAACCAAACGGGTATACAATACAGCTCTGTCCTCGCAATCTGATTTTTCATAATAAAGCGTTTCCTCTGCAAACATAACTTTTTCTCTACCAAACTGTTCCTGGTCACGCTCATATATAAAAGCTTTTTGTACAAAATGCAGTACAAAATCCAAAGCTTCACTTGCTTTTTTGTTCTCAGTATATTTCTTGATATCACTTGCTATGTCTTTATATGTCTCATATTCCAAAGGTGCATTGAAAAAAACTTTATATTCCACCTGAGGATATGTTTTCATAAAATCAATAAGATTTTGGTTATACCGATAAGAAAAAGTGTAAACTTTTCCATGTTCTTTGAAAGAAACAGTTTTTGTTTGGATTTTTTTTGCAAGGAGAGGAAGTGTTTTTAACGTAAAATCAAGCGCTTTTGTTGCATTCGGATAATCATTTTTGTAAGTATATACTTTTGCAATATTTTCTTTGTTATATTTAGAAATGACATAAAATTTTCTATTATCCAGGGTATAGTTTGGTGTAGAGTAGATCTTGCCTTTGACACTGTGAAGCAGAACTATATGTTTGTCTGCACCCAAAGCTACGCGAACCCTGTAGCCAAGCTTATTCAACAAGAACCAGCTCAATAGTTTTTCATTATCCTGTGCAGGAAAAAGAGTATAGGAGAGTCTGTTTATTAAAAGATAGACTCCCCAGTCATTAAGATGCATCTCTTTACATGTATTCTCAATCTCATACAAAAGGCCATCATAATCGCTTGTCGCTACAACACTGAAAAAATTCTCAATCCCCTTTTGTGTTCTGGGGTAAAAGTTGGCGTTTTTTATTTTTTTATCAACATCAAACCCCAAACTTGTTCCAAAAAATTCAAAAACTGTATTGTCAGCTTTTATTTTTTTTTCCTGAGGAGCGGATTTTTTCTCAGCAAAAGGTTTTATCTTTATCACTAAATTCGGACCGACACCTCGAACTTTTTTTTGATGCAACGCCGGCAAACTCTTTGGTTTTTTCTTTTTGTATAAGGGTGTTGAGATATACGCACTGTATTCTTCCCACTGCTGCTGAAGATATTTGTTGAATTCACTGTCTTTTTTATCTTTGAAGCTGTTAAAAGATCCCGTCTGCACCTTTTTAAACTCTGCAAAACTCCCTGCATATACAGAACTTAAAAAAAGCGCTGTAACAAGACTAAAACGGCCAAATTGATTGAACAATTTTCGTCCCCCATCCCTGTTTTGTAGCACGATCCATATCTCCCTCGGTTTTATACAATATTTTTGCATCACTGATTTGTGTAGAGTTGATTCGGTTATATTGATCGATATCATATGGACGGATCACACCACTTAACTGAATTATCTGCTTCTGGTCATCTATCAAAATCTCTCTTTTTCCGGAAATATAATAATTTCCGTTTTTTAAAATTTTTACAATTCTTGCCGAAATGGTTGTTGTAAAACTTGCATCCTTTGTTGCACTTCCCGATCCCTTATAGTTACTGTTTGATGTAGAGTTAAAACCTACATTCGTAAATCCGTTCAAGTCTGCTACTTTGGAGTTTACAGCAGCATTGAGACCTGTGCTTGAAAACAATCCCCCTCCAAGTGTACTTGTATCAGCCTCTTGCAACTGCTTTGTACCGGTATTTGAACTTTGTGCAGTTTCTGAAATAACTACAGTTACAATATCACTGACATGCATAGCTTTGTGATCTGAAAAAAGAGGATTTTCTCCCTGTCCAAATATACTGCCGGT
Encoded proteins:
- a CDS encoding valine--tRNA ligase codes for the protein MSDNKYNPQETENKYYKIWEERKYFETDGNKAIQEEGKNFSIMMPPPNVTGRLHIGHALTFTLQDIITRYKRMDGYKTLWQPGTDHAGIATQNVVEKQLLEQGLTKEEIGREAFLERVWAWKEESAGIMTEQLRKMGVSPAWERERFTMDEGLQKSVKEAFVHLYNEGLIVRGNYMVNWCTHDGALSDIEVEHEEEDGKFYHMLYHFADGSGSVEVATTRPETYFGDTAVMVHPDDERYKDIIGKEVVLPLLERKIKIIADSYVDMEFGTGVVKVTPAHDQNDYEVGKRHDLEFITVFDEKGILNDYAGEFKGMERLEAREPIVKRLQEEGYIVKIEDHKHQVGHCYRCKNVVEPYISKQWFVRKEVADKSIEKTNAGEAQFFPPHWINSYNSWMGELRDWCISRQLWWGHQIPVFYCGDCDHEWATENEHPTECPKCASKNISQDPDVLDTWFSSALWPFSTLGWGNGDTEMDRLFQSQDMKDFYPNSLLITGFDILFFWVARMMMMGEHFIGELPFKHIYLHALVRDEHGQKMSKSKGNVIDPLDMVNKYSADILRFTLAVSAAQGRDIRMSVDKLEQNRNFTNKLYNASKYLQMNGDTFPDMESFCVETDLGRYMMSRLNFATKEVRTYLDEYKFNDAALTMYRFLWNEFCDWGIELSKADKASIIELGAIFKEAMKLLHPFMPFITEHLYHELSGTSLENADSIMIKKFPHKTKQRKEEKTFEIIMDAIVSIRRAKVLVDLANQKIQKAYVKIDGLSDKEKEMMLPYIAKLAKVEDVEFTDTKIENAVSDIADSCETFIPTDSIDLTPIINKLTKQDEKLQKEIGKLSGMLNNERFVANAPADVLEKNREALKEAEAKREKVLAQLDSLKA
- a CDS encoding SulP family inorganic anion transporter, which produces MFDIRKYTSPNIKNDILSGLVVAVALVPEAIAFSFIAGVSPIVGLYTAFILGVITALIGGKPGMISGATGSVAVVIVGLVIEANLKLTAQGYSGDELYFHMLHYVLLATIIAGLIQVAVGVLKFGKFIRLVPQPALYGFVNGLAIVIAMAQFKFFDGQGLSMYVIVAITMFIMYFLPKYTKAVPSGLVAIVLLTLVVYFTHLDTLTVGALADLSEFKGKLPHLIIPDTLFSLDAIIMVLPYAVIMALVGLIESLLTLAVLDEMSGTRGSGNQECIALGTGNIACGFFGGMAGCAMIGQSIINYTSGGLGRLSSFTAAVGLLILVISLTDVLNAIPVGVLVGIMFMVSIGTFEWSSFSHLKHMPRADVFVMVVVTIITVVEDLAVAVIAGVIISALVFAWKHARIWAKTHTEADGTKVYELEGPLFFASATTFSDNFDIQNDPPKVVIDFKNARVLDFSGVEAIDSLVKKYEDAGKNLLLRHLSDDCKKIMKKAGPHCSYEEDDPTYKVAINY
- a CDS encoding diguanylate cyclase domain-containing protein produces the protein MNLKSLQIKIILIFSLPALALLYFSYSLVNENYIKYKNSTSYAFSAKQTKILSKLIHNLQLERGLSAGYLVSKDEIIRKNLEKQYIHTDSAYQDLIHFSNAYQYFKKQFHSITAVRRKVLTTQISFWDEMQYYNSLNKELLQAITALMHDLESKSYNGKALIELQKLKEYLGQERAYVYNQILAPKKNEKYIHYIHLLQEKEKKLQTVFYICASKNTQNIFKQLIQKETVQKTAALRTMFFQDKLSSKEDAKIWFQTASQYITQLYNVSSHILNTIVTEALQTQKDIKQVFTYTIILWILSFISFFFFLYYINALIKKEDKLLAKIRIASHTFDSHEAIVITDKNGVVLEVNKSFTRITGYKADEIIGQTTKILKSGKHTKEFYADMWHQLLTSGQWKGDIYNKRKNGEIINFIAQFYDISDLRNAQEEAQYQANHDFLTGLMNRKALLQRLHEENAKAIRHNFIHAFLFIDLDNFKQVNDTYGHHVGDELLIQVSHRLRSVLREEDILARISGDEFTIILVNIADSKEAAKEYAQKKCQAIIKALSATFVIEGNEIHIGASIGIKIFPDEKHNIEDIMNDADKAMYVAKKNGKNSCALYDEA
- the flgH gene encoding flagellar basal body L-ring protein FlgH, whose translation is MKKMKLATFVLVPSIMMFFNGCTANLTDPEINFEPPAYVEQMPAKEDQQDFASTGSIFGQGENPLFSDHKAMHVSDIVTVVISETAQSSNTGTKQLQEADTSTLGGGLFSSTGLNAAVNSKVADLNGFTNVGFNSTSNSNYKGSGSATKDASFTTTISARIVKILKNGNYYISGKREILIDDQKQIIQLSGVIRPYDIDQYNRINSTQISDAKILYKTEGDMDRATKQGWGTKIVQSIWPF